A portion of the Ferrimonas lipolytica genome contains these proteins:
- the dolP gene encoding division/outer membrane stress-associated lipid-binding lipoprotein: MTRIILACLLVSQLAGCAGALLVGTVGTAVMVNDRRSMGSQIDDNTIEVEIMAALAKHEDLSNQTRISAVSMNQQVLLVGQVPNQMLHDKALKAIREINGIERLHDQLRTGNPLGFTSRSNDSWITTKVKSRMVSDDDLSAIRIKVVTENKEVFLLGVVSQAEAAAAVEVARNTDGVNKVVKVFEYQ, encoded by the coding sequence ATGACTCGAATTATTCTTGCCTGCCTGCTGGTTAGCCAATTGGCCGGCTGTGCCGGTGCATTACTGGTAGGTACAGTTGGCACCGCGGTAATGGTAAATGATCGTCGCAGTATGGGCAGCCAGATTGACGACAACACCATTGAAGTCGAGATCATGGCGGCATTGGCAAAGCACGAAGATCTGAGTAATCAAACCCGGATCAGTGCTGTAAGCATGAACCAACAGGTACTGTTGGTTGGCCAAGTGCCAAACCAAATGCTGCACGACAAAGCCCTTAAGGCAATCCGTGAGATCAATGGCATCGAACGCCTGCATGATCAGCTTCGTACTGGCAACCCTCTGGGGTTTACCAGCCGCTCTAATGACAGCTGGATCACCACTAAAGTTAAGTCACGTATGGTGTCTGATGACGATCTCAGTGCGATTCGAATCAAGGTGGTTACGGAAAACAAAGAGGTGTTTTTACTCGGCGTAGTAAGCCAAGCAGAAGCTGCAGCGGCAGTTGAAGTAGCACGAAATACCGATGGGGTTAACAAGGTAGTTAAGGTATTTGAGTACCAATAA
- a CDS encoding phosphoheptose isomerase — translation MLERIKESFTESIQTKIDALEALPEPLEKASMTMVQCLLGGNKILACGNGGSAGDAQHFSSELLNRFETERPSLPAIALTTDTSTITSIANDYSYDEIFSKQVRALGQPGDVLLAISTSGNSNNVIKAMEAAVNRDMSIIALTGKDGGAMAGLLSDNDVEIRVPSNRTARIQEVHLLAVHCLCDSIDRTLFPQED, via the coding sequence ATGCTTGAGCGGATCAAAGAGAGTTTTACTGAGAGCATTCAAACCAAGATTGATGCTCTTGAAGCCTTACCAGAGCCTCTAGAAAAAGCCTCAATGACGATGGTGCAGTGCTTGCTAGGTGGCAACAAAATTTTAGCCTGTGGTAATGGCGGTAGTGCCGGTGACGCCCAGCATTTTTCCTCAGAACTGTTAAACCGATTTGAGACCGAACGCCCAAGCTTACCGGCCATCGCGCTGACGACCGATACCTCCACCATCACCTCTATTGCCAACGACTACAGCTACGACGAGATCTTTTCCAAGCAGGTTCGTGCCTTAGGTCAACCTGGTGATGTGCTGTTGGCTATCTCCACCAGTGGTAACTCCAACAATGTAATTAAAGCGATGGAAGCTGCGGTAAACCGGGATATGTCGATCATCGCCTTAACTGGCAAAGATGGCGGCGCTATGGCGGGGTTGCTCAGCGATAACGATGTCGAGATCCGCGTACCAAGCAATCGTACTGCCCGGATCCAAGAGGTACACCTGTTGGCCGTTCATTGTTTGTGCGATAGCATCGACAGAACCTTATTCCCGCAAGAGGATTAA
- a CDS encoding YraN family protein — MRWLGNKAEDQARRYLQRQGLRFVAANVQCRFGEIDLIMQQQDILVFVEVKFRQRDDFGGALAAITAGKQQKLRRTAQWYLQQQGSLECPCRFDVVAITGADIQWIENAF, encoded by the coding sequence ATGCGCTGGCTAGGCAATAAAGCAGAAGACCAAGCCCGCCGCTATCTGCAACGGCAGGGGCTGCGCTTTGTTGCCGCCAACGTACAGTGTCGTTTCGGTGAAATTGACCTGATAATGCAGCAGCAAGATATCTTGGTGTTTGTCGAGGTCAAGTTTCGTCAACGCGATGACTTTGGTGGTGCACTGGCAGCGATTACCGCCGGTAAACAACAGAAATTGCGGCGCACCGCCCAATGGTATTTACAGCAACAGGGGTCATTAGAATGCCCCTGTCGCTTCGATGTTGTCGCCATTACTGGCGCTGACATCCAATGGATAGAAAACGCATTTTAA
- a CDS encoding penicillin-binding protein activator: MKSLSVQTGRHLLLTLAICGLVSCSSAPTTQPESSLPALVLGTAPETANVYLQQAETAEGERQLSYLLLAARAYLNQNQPLQAQQLLAGLEDRLPNTGTLAAEHRLLQAKLALRQADRQTAKALLDWPRSWILPAAQWRDALVTEINLHQQTGDKLNEAFTHYRLAQYLPQDLQQSNWNALWQALSSVELEQLQAQQGGSSDFVWNGWLELAIVAQRYSMDPPTMLQQLAFWQQQNATHPAARQLPSALERIINVQPYRPGKISILLPLTGRISQQAQALQDGILTNALAKTDPRTIEFIDTNKIDAATAYVQAVEQGSEFIIGPLLKQNVEQVLAIYEGEVPLLALNQGEQENSNADLYFFSLDPEDEAKQAAIQMQQRGLQQPLVLASGNAIGKRMAESFTEQWLELTEEEAEIHFFASNTQMRQSVKQALHVDQSEARIKAMKRLFGAKMEADFRSRRDIDSIYVVATPSEVRLLKPFIDVSQAVFADPLTLYTSSRAHADLKSDQQSAELQGLHLSDMPWLLGDNEQLQQATTLWPERSLAQQRLFAMGYDSWDLIDRLAQMRAFTGYRMPGLSGQLTVAPNGNLQRALDWAQYGRAGLVEQ; this comes from the coding sequence GTGAAAAGCCTTTCTGTACAGACCGGACGTCATCTTTTACTTACCTTAGCGATTTGTGGCTTGGTGAGCTGCTCATCCGCACCCACAACTCAGCCAGAATCCTCCTTACCTGCGCTGGTCTTGGGCACGGCACCGGAGACTGCTAATGTGTACCTGCAGCAAGCAGAAACCGCTGAGGGCGAGCGCCAGCTAAGTTACCTATTATTGGCCGCCAGAGCTTATCTGAATCAAAATCAGCCGTTGCAAGCACAGCAATTATTGGCTGGGTTAGAGGATCGGCTTCCAAACACTGGTACCTTGGCGGCAGAGCACCGACTGTTGCAGGCGAAACTCGCGTTACGACAGGCAGACCGCCAAACGGCAAAAGCGTTGTTAGATTGGCCACGCTCTTGGATCTTACCCGCTGCCCAATGGCGGGATGCTCTGGTCACCGAAATCAACTTGCATCAGCAAACCGGTGACAAACTCAACGAAGCCTTTACTCACTATCGCTTAGCGCAATACCTGCCGCAGGATCTGCAGCAATCGAATTGGAATGCCTTATGGCAGGCTCTAAGCTCAGTTGAACTAGAGCAGCTACAAGCACAACAAGGCGGCAGCTCCGATTTCGTCTGGAATGGCTGGCTAGAGCTGGCAATCGTTGCTCAACGTTACTCGATGGACCCACCGACGATGCTACAGCAGTTGGCGTTTTGGCAGCAGCAAAATGCCACTCACCCAGCAGCTCGTCAGCTACCATCGGCATTAGAGCGAATCATCAATGTCCAACCTTACCGCCCCGGCAAGATCTCGATATTGTTGCCATTAACCGGTCGCATTAGTCAGCAAGCGCAGGCGTTGCAGGATGGGATCTTAACCAATGCGTTGGCTAAGACGGATCCACGTACTATTGAATTTATCGATACCAATAAAATTGATGCCGCCACCGCTTATGTCCAAGCAGTAGAGCAAGGCAGCGAATTTATTATCGGCCCTCTGTTAAAGCAGAACGTTGAACAGGTTCTGGCAATTTACGAGGGCGAAGTACCGTTACTGGCGCTAAACCAAGGAGAGCAAGAGAACAGCAACGCCGATCTCTACTTCTTCTCACTCGATCCGGAAGATGAGGCCAAACAAGCAGCCATTCAGATGCAACAGCGAGGATTGCAGCAGCCATTAGTTTTGGCTTCGGGCAACGCCATCGGCAAACGCATGGCAGAGAGCTTTACAGAGCAATGGCTGGAGCTCACTGAAGAGGAAGCTGAGATCCACTTCTTTGCATCCAATACGCAGATGCGTCAGTCAGTAAAACAAGCGCTACATGTTGATCAAAGTGAGGCTCGAATCAAAGCGATGAAGCGCCTGTTTGGTGCCAAGATGGAAGCCGATTTCCGCTCTCGTCGTGACATCGACAGCATCTACGTCGTTGCAACACCAAGCGAAGTCCGTTTGCTTAAACCCTTTATCGACGTAAGCCAAGCTGTGTTTGCCGATCCACTTACGCTCTACACCAGCAGCCGCGCTCACGCTGATCTAAAATCCGATCAACAATCCGCAGAGCTACAAGGGTTGCACCTTAGTGACATGCCTTGGCTGTTGGGCGACAATGAGCAGTTACAGCAAGCGACGACACTGTGGCCAGAGCGCAGCCTGGCACAACAACGATTGTTTGCCATGGGTTACGACAGCTGGGATCTGATCGATCGCTTAGCGCAAATGCGAGCCTTTACCGGTTACCGTATGCCTGGCCTGTCAGGCCAACTGACGGTTGCTCCGAACGGCAACCTGCAGCGTGCGTTAGACTGGGCCCAATATGGCCGTGCTGGTCTTGTTGAGCAGTAG